TCGATCTCGGAGGCACCTTGATAAAGACTGCATCGCCTCACATAATCCTTGAAAAGATTCTAGCCGCCCATGGGATTCAAAGTCAGCCGGAGAGAATCTTTAAGGCATATGAGGAATCAAGCTTGGAGATTAAACCTGAGGAATACCTTCTGCCCTATGAAGATTTCTGGAGACTATTCAATGGAAGAATACTCCGCAAGATTGGCGTACAGGATGACGGCAGGCTAGCTGACGCGATAACCACCGAATGGTGGGACAATGCTGACCTCTCACTTTATCCAGATGTTAGGGAAACGCTGAAGGAGATCAGAAAATTAGGTCTTAAAACAGGGATAGTAACAAACGGATACTCAGACGACATCACCGAGGTTCTCCGAAGGACTTACTTGGATGGGCAGTTCGAGGTTCTTATAGGAGCCGATTCGGTAGGGGCGCGGAAACCGAGCCCCGCAATATTCTTGTATGCAACCGATAAGCTTAGAGTGTATCCCTCAAATGTCCTCTTTGTCGGAGATGATCTTAAGATGGATTATAATGGTGCTGAGAAGGCTGGTCTCAAACCGCTTTTGATCGACAGAGAAGGCTTGGTGAGGGCTAGTGTCAGAAAGGTTAGCAGTTTAAGAGAGATATTAAACCATATCTGAGTTAGCGAGTTTCCTTCTTTAGTAGATTTTTTTTCTCCTCCTCGCTCAACTCGACGAAGCCTTTCTCTTCCGTTATGATTGCGATATCAAAGTTGTCCCCTGTATAGACATCCCTCTTCATAGCCGACATTATAGCTCTTGCCGCCAATTCT
This window of the Candidatus Bathyarchaeota archaeon genome carries:
- a CDS encoding HAD family hydrolase — its product is MIEAILFDLGGTLIKTASPHIILEKILAAHGIQSQPERIFKAYEESSLEIKPEEYLLPYEDFWRLFNGRILRKIGVQDDGRLADAITTEWWDNADLSLYPDVRETLKEIRKLGLKTGIVTNGYSDDITEVLRRTYLDGQFEVLIGADSVGARKPSPAIFLYATDKLRVYPSNVLFVGDDLKMDYNGAEKAGLKPLLIDREGLVRASVRKVSSLREILNHI